From Musa acuminata AAA Group cultivar baxijiao chromosome BXJ3-8, Cavendish_Baxijiao_AAA, whole genome shotgun sequence, one genomic window encodes:
- the LOC135644251 gene encoding uncharacterized protein LOC135644251, translating to MVQAVTPLLQLVSEKVKQSGESSDKEVKEQAAYCALPIWLGKRSCDMVKRHAWSESSVYGTAQCVQALVLLDPNLLKTSKPAPPRPPPPAFAFDDDDNEDDIEREISRQASKNKSLRKIDEQHKKAMEEDPSVFDYDGVYDEMKGKIARPKVQDRTERMSKYIETLMEKAKQCKREHEIVYERKLLKERSKDDHLFADKEKFVTGAYKKKLAEQAKWLDEERLRQIREERDDVTKKSDLSDFYFGLGENVAFGAQSEDATKRNEQKPPGGTSAVPEHDPTEKNAQTDYTRETEKDDTQAKTSSHTHNNPKQSVELTTSDVTVQDYDDGDKLAAVYQSTERYTRGDDALASARERFSNSKESKTAVGKQLFCLYLALISGVKIGIL from the exons ATGGTACAAGCAGTGACTCCATTGCTACAGCTTGTTTCAgagaaagtgaaacaaagtggggAATCATCTGATAAAGAAGTCAAAGAACAGGCTGCATACTGTGCGCTGCCAATCTGGCTGGGTAAAAGGAGCTGTGACATGGTTAAAAGGCATGCATGGTCTGAGAGCTCCGTGTATGGGACAGCGCAATGTGTGCAAGCTTTGGTTTTGTTGGACCCAAATTTGCTG aagacctcgaagccagctcctcctcgccctccccctcctgccttcgctttcgacgacgacgacaacgaggatgacatcgagagggaaatctcacgacaggcgtccaagaacaagtctctccgGAAG atcgatgagcagcacaaaaaggcaatggaagaggatccctcggtcttcgactacgacggggtttacgacgagatgaaagggaagattgcgcgccccaaggttcaggatcgaacggagagaatg TCAAAGTATATAGAAACACTTATGGAGAAAGCAAAACAATGCAAGCGGGAACATGAAATTGTATATGAGAGGAAGCTGCTGAAAGAGAGGAGCAAGGATGATCACCTTTTTGCAGATAAGGAAAAGTTTGTAACCGGTGCCTACAAGAAAAAGCTAGCAGAACAAGCAAAATGGTTGGACGAAGAGAGGCTACGCCAAATTCGTGAAGAAAGAGATGAT GTAACCAAGAAGAGTGACTTGAGCGATTTTTACTTTGGGCTCGGTGAGAATGTAGCTTTTGGTGCTCAGTCAGAAGATGCCACAAAACGGAACGAACAAAAGCCACCCGGAGGCACTTCAGCGGTACCTGAACATGACCCTACTGAGAAGAATGCACAGACAGATTATACTCGGGAAACAGAGAAAGATGATACCCAAGCCAAGACTTCTAGTCATACACATAACAACCCTAAGCAATCTGTAGAGTTAACAACATCAGATGTTACTGTACAAGATTACGATGATGGTGATAAATTGGCAGCTGTGTATCAATCAACTGAACGTTACACGAGAGGTGATGACGCATTGGCTTCGGCAAGAGAGCGTTTTTCTAACTCGAAAGAGAGCAAGACAGCAGTTGGAAAGCAATTGTTTTGTCTCTATTTAGCACTTATATCTGGAGTTAAAATTGGTATTCTTTGA
- the LOC135644252 gene encoding uncharacterized protein LOC135644252: RDSEGEHEIVYERKLLKERSKDDHLFTDKEKFVTGAYKKKIAEQEKWLDEERLRQIREERDNSKYIETLMEKAKQREREHEIVYERKLLKERSKDDHLFADKEKFVTGAYKKKLAEQAKWLDEERLRQIREERDDVTKKSDLSDFYFGLGENVAFGAQSEDATKRKEQKPPGGTSVVPKHGPTEKNAQTDYTRDIEKVDTQAKTSSHTQNNFEHAAELTTSDVTVKDYDDGDKLAAVDQSTERYTRGDDALASARERFLTRKRARQQLESSCFVSI; encoded by the exons cgtgacagtgagGGGGAACATGAAATTGTATATGAGAGGAAGCTACTGAAAGAGAGGAGCAAGGATGATCACCTTTTTACAGATAAGGAAAAGTTTGTAACCGGTGCCTACAAGAAAAAGATAGCAGAACAAGAAAAATGGTTGGATGAAGAGAGGCTGCGCCAAATTCGTGAAGAAAGAGATAAT TCAAAGTATATAGAAACACTTATGGAGAAAGCAAAACAACGTGAGCGGGAACATGAAATTGTATATGAGAGGAAGCTGCTAAAAGAGAGGAGCAAGGATGATCACCTTTTTGCAGATAAGGAAAAGTTTGTAACCGGTGCCTACAAGAAAAAGCTAGCAGAACAAGCAAAATGGTTGGACGAAGAGAGGCTGCGCCAAATTCGTGAAGAAAGAGATGAT GTAACCAAGAAGAGTGACTTGAGCGATTTTTACTTTGGGCTCGGTGAGAATGTAGCTTTTGGTGCTCAGTCAGAAGATGCCACAAAACGGAAGGAACAAAAGCCACCCGGAGGCACTTCAGTGGTACCTAAACATGGCCCTACTGAGAAGAATGCACAGACAGATTATACTCGGGATATAGAGAAAGTTGATACTCAAGCCAAGACTTCTAGTCATACACAGAACAACTTTGAACATGCTGCAGAGTTAACAACATCAGATGTAACTGTAAAAGATTACGATGATGGTGATAAATTGGCAGCTGTGGATCAATCAACTGAACGTTACACGAGAGGTGATGATGCATTGGCTTCAGCAAGAGAGCGTTTTCTAACTCGAAAGAGAGCAAGACAGCAGTTGGAAAGCAGTTGTTTCGTCTCTATTTAG